The region TGCCCGCCCAGCTAACCGTTCCAGGTCATAAATTTGCTTGAGCAACTTCTGGATGTTTTGTCGTAAAAAACTGTTGCAGGACAATTCTTCAATCGTGTCCTGCCGAGCCATGATATCGTCTATCTTGAGCAACGGTTGCAACAGCCAGCGCCGAAGCGCCCGACTGCCCATTGCCGTTACAGTCCGATCCAGTGCCCATAATAATGATCCGTGATAGGTACCATCCCGTGCCGTTTGGGTGATTTCCAAATTGCGTCGTGTTTGATGATCAATGGTCAGATATTCTGTCAGCGTATAGGTGCAGAGGGGTTGCAGCGGCACAGGTCGCAGAGCTGAGTGCTGCTGACTCACAACCGATGCCTTTTTTCCCGTTTCTCCTACACCCCGCTCAGAGGTGTTCTCCAGATATTCCAGCAAGCCTCCGGCTGCTCGCACTGCCAGCGGTAACTGTTCACAGCCCATCCCTTCCAGCGATCGCACTTTAAACCGTCGTAGCAAGCGATAGCGGGCTTCTGCCAGCACAAACGGAGCCTGAGAGCGCAGCGTATAACAAAATTGGGACGGCAAATAATCGGGCAACCGCTCCGACTTTTCTCCTGGACGCAGCAGGCTTACCAGATCAGGCGCGTCGGTAGGCACCAACACTTCCGCAGGCTGGAGACGCATTAACTCTTGCGTTAGTTGCTCCAAATTTTCTGACTGAGTGGTGAGAAATTCGCCCGTGGAAACATCAGCATATGCCAAACCCCAATGGGTTCCGGCAACCACCACAGCTACCAAAAAATTATTACGCCGGGCATTCAGCATCCCCTCTTCCAACACAGTGCCAGGCGTAATCACTCGCGTCACTTCTCGCTGCACCAGTCGCCCCTGCGCTTCGCTGGCATCTTCCGTTTGGTCACACACGGCAACAGCGTATCCCCGCTCCACTAGCATGGCGCAATATCGATCCAGAGCATGGTGGGGAATCCCTGCCAGCGGCACCTGCCCAATTTCTTCCCCTGCGTGCTTGGCGGTCAGAACAATCTCTAACTCTCGTGAAACAGCGATCGCATCCTGAAAAAACGTTTCGTAAAAATCTCCAATTCGGTACAGCAGCAGCGCATGGGGATACTGGTCTTTCAGTTCCACATAGTGACGCATCATGGGCGTAAGGGCATCACGGTTGACTTCCTGATGATGGGCATAACGAACTTTGTATTTAACCAATCGCTCCGGCAAGTCAGAAAGGGAATCAGGAGCAGATGCAGAATCCGTCATGGAGAGTCATTGAATGCGAAATCTTCAATGACTCTAGCGCAAGCCTGGGGGAAATTTTAGATTTAGGATGTTTGATTTTGGATTTTCAACCGATAGCTACTGGTTTACCCTAAAGACCAATTCATGAACTACAGATGCGAGGGGTAGAAAACCGCTAGCGACATAACAACCAAATTTCTATTGACAACCTCAGAATTTTGGTTAGTCAATCCTCAGTCTCTCCGCAGCACTGACTTAAGTCATAATTATTTGCTGTTATTGAAGTGAATAATATGCTTTGTTGGTTTCAACTCTATATAACTCTGCAAGTAGTCATCAGCTTATTTTTTACTTATCCAGAGAGAGCTTCTGATTATCCAACTGGTTTGAGCAACGCATTAATGATTATCCTAATTGTTTATGCCACCTGAAGCATTTTTCGATTCTTGTCCAATTCATTTGCTCACAACTGCTACTCTGGCTCGCTGTGTAGTCTCGCTGTGTAGTTAAGACTCTGGCACAATCTGGGCTACCCGCTGACCTGAATATTTTACGAACAACCGCTCAACACAATAACGTGATTGCAGGTATCCGTGCCTCCGTCTTACAAACAGGCACTATCTACCTCAACGATTCTATCTGGCTAGAGACATCTGGGTAAATAGCAAGTGGCTTTAAGATGGAGGCGATCGCTACTTGAAATAACCAGAGCCACTGTAGGTTAGCTTCAGTTGACTGCGACTTTGCCGAGCTTGACGGGCTTTGAGCCTGGCACGCCATTCTCGAATTTCACTAGCTCGTCGCATCACAGGAGGCGTATAACCAGACGCATCCATGTTCACTAATTCCATTTCAGGAGTTGCATGGGGGCGCACCCGGATATCGTTCATACACTCGCCTAATTGCTGGAAATAGGGTTCTAACTGCAAAATCGTAAGGACATCCGTCGCCGATTTAAAGCGTTCCTGTGGCGTAATTCTCAGCATTTTATTCAACACATTGGCAAAGGGAGCACTCACTTCAACGAGGTCTTGCCAGCGCACTTCTCCTGATGCAAATTCATAGTCAAATTCCAGCGGAGACTTGCCAGAAAGCAAATACAGACAGGTAACGCCAAGGGCATATAAATCACTGGAATACACGGGGCGGGAAGCTAGCTGTTCCGGTGGGGCAAACCCAACAGTGCCCACAAATTGCGTCGTAGATTGTTTACAGCCCGATTCATCGAGTTGAGAAATGGTTTCTTTGACTGCGCCAAAATCAATGAGTACTAGCCGTCCATCATCTTTACAGCGGATCAAATTAGTGGGCTTAATATCCCGATGAATCACATTTTTGCCGTGAATATATTGCAATAGAGGCAAAAACTCCCACAAAAACTGTTTAACCTGCGCTTCTGAGAAGGGTCCCTTCCGGCGGACTTCTTTCGCTAAGGTGCACCCACGCACAAACTCTTGTACCAGATAAAATTCGCCATCTAGCTCAAAATAATCTAACAGCAGGGGGATTTGAGCATGATTACCCAATTTTGCCAGGGTTTTGGCTTCTTGTTCAAACCGTTGCCGTGCTCGATTGAGTGCACCTGGATCGTTGACTTTTGGGCAAAGCTGCTTAATGACGCAAAGTGGTTCACCTGGCAGGGCCACATCCCGCGCTAAAAAAGTAACTCCAAAGCCGCCTCGACCCAAAATCTTCAGAATCTCGTAGCGATCGCGAAACCGCCGTCTTGTGCCACAGAGCTTTCCCAACAATGTTTGGCGGAGATTATTTTCACAGAGGTTGGTTAGGTCTGCCAGTGAAGAGTCCATGAGGGTTCAGTCGTAACCAGATTAAGATCTCATTCTGATTCCAGTCTAAGGACTAATCTGGGCTTCTGTGTCAAATCTTTACAGTTACAGCACATATATCCTCTGGTAATAGCGGCTTTCTGGTTGCATTTAGTAGAATTGCAGCTATCATAGCGGCGATTCATTGACCTGGATTGTATGGAACAGCAACCCGTTCAGCCTCATACCATTGCTTCACATCCTGTTGCTCCCCCAGCAATGCCGAATCGAGCTACAAATGATACAGTGATGCGATGGTTTAATCATCTCCTGAAAACCCGTCCGATGGCGTTTTGGGGAGGCGTTTGGGTATCTGTATTTCTCATTGCTGTTGTGGCGTTTGGCAGTTTGATGAGTCCCAATGCGGCAGAACGGCGGAGTGTGTCAGCGATCGCGATCGGGTCAGATTCTGTCGTGGCAACTCAACCCATCGAGCAAAAAGGAAAGATTCCTTTTTGGCTATTTGGGGCGATCGCGGTGACCTGTACGGCAGGTTCATTCCTGATTTCCCGTCAACTATCCCCTGCATCGTCGGTGTCATCACGCCCAGCACAAGCCCACACACGACAGCAATTGGTTCGCCAAGCTCGCCCCTCACCTGTTCAGCAACCCCAGAAGCAACGAACTCAGCATCCGTTACCGAAACAGCGAACCAAGCAATTACAGCGATCGCCCAAACCACTCAAGCATCAACCAAAGCGGCTCAAGCCTTACTCCCCGCAGGAAGCGCTGTTTCGTGGAGTCTCTTCCCAACCCTATGCGGTTTCTCCGCTGCCCGTGACCGCGATTTCCCAGGAAGCAAATCCCAGCTATTCTGTGCCTGTAAGTGTTAGCCAATCCGTTGGCAAATCTACGCCAACCCAACCTGGTCTGGAGCGTTCACCTCAGCAAGTTCCGGTGACAGTTGTTCCAACCGATCAGAGTCATCCATTAGATTGGAGTGAACCGCGGTTGGCAGAGGCGATGGATTTAAGAAAGCGAAAGTCTATCAAGTCCTGGCTTTAAAGCGGCTCACCTCAACCAGTTGCAGTTTCAAACCATTGCTTTAATTCAAAGCTTCAAGAGAGTTTCCCAGTCTTGAATTGCTTTTTCAGACCACATCCAGTTTTTGGCCAGGGCATCTGGACGGAAGTTCACAGCATCATTTTGGAGCACCATCTGACGCCGCTTCAGTGCTGCATCCCGCAGGATGGCTTGCTGGTCAGGAGGTTGATTTTCGGCTGATTTCATCGCAGTCAACGCTAACCCCGCATAAGCCGTCAAGGTTTCGGGTTTGAAAGGGGCATTCGCTTGAGATGGCTGGTTGGGGTCAGCATTTTTGCCCGCAAGCCGTAGGGAGGTCCACCAAGTTTGCTCCGCTCGATCAAGCTTGCCCTGAGCATAGTAAGCAAATCCTAGGGCATTGAGCCGCTGAGGAGTAGGATCTGCTTTGACTGCCTTATCCCACAGTTCTCGTGCAGGTTCAGCGCTAGTATCTCGCTGTGCTAGCCAACGTTGCCATGCTAATCGCCCTTTCAAAAAAAGAATGGCTGGTTCCTCAGCATATTGGCTGGGAACTGCTTGCAACCAGCGGTCAGTATCCTCTAAAGCATTGGGTTTATTGTCAAGCAGGGTCGTAATCGCCTTTTCTGCCTCTGCCACATTGCCTTTTTGCAGTTCCTCGGTTGCCAAGGTGGTTAGGACAGATGGGGGCAGGTGCTTGAGTGGGTTGCTGGGTTCAGCAGAGGTTGAATTAGAAAAGTTGGGGAGCGGCAACAGGGGAGCCAGCTTATCCCAATAAAACCAGCTTGCAAGTGCAGCAGATAGCGCGATCGCTCCTACTCCACCCCACAACCACACGTTACGAGGTTTAGCTAAGGTCGTCACAAGTTTTGCTGCAGGTTGGGGCTTTTGAATTGGTAGCGATGGGGAAATAGGCACGGGGGGATTCCCCTGATCACTTAAAGCATTACGCAGATTCGTACTAGCTTCGGTAAGCGTGGGGTCAAGCTGAACAGCGCGGCTATATGCCTTGATGGCTTCATTGACTTTGCCCTGCTGGTAAAATGCTAACCCTAGCCGATTGAATGCGATCGCACAGCCAGAGTCTAACCGAATTGCCTGGTTATAAGCTGCGATCGCTTCTGTTAAATACCCTTTTTGATATAACGCCCAACCCAGGTTGGTATACGCTTCCACGCTGTTCGGATTTTCCTGGACTGCTCGACTCCCTGCCGTAATTTCGTCCGTCAGAGTGCCCATGTCCGCCAGCACATTCTCCAATTCTGAGTAAACCTTGGTGTCATCGACATCCAATAGCGCATCAGCAGGTCGGGAACTGAGCAACGCAGAACTGCCAGAACGAACGTTGCCAGAGGCAGTGGAAGTGCCATATTGCCCTGCATTCAAGGCTTGGAAATATTCTTCCTGTTTTGGTTTACCCCTTGAGGTAGGCAACAAACTTTCAGCCGCTGAAGCAGGCAGCATCGGTTCCTCTGGCTCCAACAAAGTTGGACTATGAGAAAGCTCATGCACAAGTTGCGCCACTCGTTCTTCTTCCGGGGGATCAGGGTCATCAAATTCCAGGTCGTCAAAATCAGGAACAGCCTCTTGATCGATTAACACTGAACCCGTGTGAACATCAGCAGCAGGAGAGGAAGCAACCACTGAGGGATCTGCTTGGGTTAGGACGGGCGATCGCCCGTTTTCAAACCCAGCCTCGCCAGGCTCGATGCCTAACACCGGCGTCTCAAACGTGTTATAAAACCCGCTGTAGCCCACGCCAGCAAACGGTGGCTCAACTGATTGGGCAGAGTGACTTACTAAGGGTTGTAAGAACCCATCAAACTCTGGATGTAAATATAGAATGGGCAACGCCCAGTAGAGTTGATCTGACCCGTAGGAAGAAACCAATCCCTGGCGAGTACGGCTCAAGCTCAAATCAATCGGATAAGCCTGTTTCAAGTTCCGGTAAAACAATCGACTCAGGTTCAATGCCACATCATCAGGAATCCGCTCTGCCATCGCCAACACCGCTGGAATTCCCCGCCTGACCAGTGATTCTGCCAGATTACCCTCACCTGTTTGCCCAGAGTCGGCAGTTGCTGTGTAAACGCCCCGGCATGAGTTAAAGACTGCCATCCGCACACCGTTATTCACTAGCAAGCCAGCCAGATCTTCTCCGCTCAAAACCTCGGTAAGCCCAGTTCGATTATTCACCAGGTAAAGACTGCCACCTGCTGCACTAAGGTCGCTATGCCCAGCATAATGCAGCACCTGGTAATGATTATGTTCAAGCGCCTGAGTTAACTCTTCCCGTCCCGGTTGTTCTAAAATCGTGAGTTCGATCGCTGAAAATTGACTTACACTCGTTTGAGTAGTGGCTTTGAGTTCCTGTTGCAAATGGGCTGCCTCTTGTCTCAGCGCCAGCACTTCCTGATCACTAGGAGCCGATAACACCATCAAAATCTTCAATGCCTGACTTGAATCTCCCGTAACCGCTTTGCGGAACGGTTGATGAGATTTGAGAACTGCAAAACTGGAATGATAGCGAGAAAAGATCACCTCAGTACCCGTTGCCAAAGGGCGATCGCCCGCATACAGAACTTCCCAAGGTAACCGATGCAACTTTGTGCCCTTCAACCCCAACCGAAACCGCAAACGCTGGTGCTGATGTTGAGCAATTCCCTGCGCCATCATCCAACTATCCCGAATCGTGCCCTGGAACAGCGCATTGTAAAGCCGTTGTCCAAATGCGACTAAGTTAGCAGCAGCTTTGCTTTGATTCAGTGATGAGAATGCCGATGTCCTGTTTTGAATAGATCCAGTATCAGAACCAATCCCACTCCGCAATAGCCCAATCAATGGGTCACCCATCAACAGCCCTGCTTCAGTGAGCCAATCATCTACATACCAAATCAAATGCTCCTCTGCCAATGGCACCCCAGGCGCAACCTGTTCAGTCCGCACCAAATACTCGTTATCTCGAATTGGTGTTATGGAGAGATGAAATTCCTGGGTCACAATACCCCTCCCAGAAAACGGTGGATGCGCAGCCTGTATACATGGACGTACAGTTCTTCAGAAGAGCTTCTAAAATTGAACCGCACTACCCCTCTTTGTTTAAATCAACAGTTGAGGGAAGGTATCAGGCTGAAATTGAAATTACTGGATCAACTGTCCGTCTCTCAGTGTACCCAGATTTAACTGGCAGAAAGCAAACCCTCGATTAAATGACAGCACAAGCGACTTAGAACCTTCCTCCACTCTCGCTCATTCATAGCATTTCAGCAATTCTGACGAGCAATTTATTAAAACTTTGCGAAAATAAATACTGAAAGCTTTGTCTAGCTTGACACGCAACCTCCGGGAACAGCTTATCCTCGTCCAATCGTTACCAAAACTTTAAGTCAAGCCAGATAAACTTCAACGTTTCTCCATACAACTCTCCGGACGGGTTGGCTAAGCCAGGGAATTCAGTAGGTGGTAGATGCACCCTGATTTGGCACCCCAACTCAGCAATGGGTTGGGGTTTTCTCATCCCTCGTCGGCATAGAATACAGAAAAATCACCTTTGGAGATGCTGACAATATGGAACGTGCTGTAATCAAATTCTCTTCAGAAGATTGTGGAATTTGCCACAAGATGTCATTTTATGACCAAAAAGTAGTTGAGGAATTGGGTTTGCAATTTATCGATTGCAAGATGCAAGACACAGCAACCTATCGCAAATATCGCAAGATTTTGTTAACTCAATATCCAGACAAAGCAGAAATGGGTTGGCCCACTTATATCATCTGCGATGCACCTGAAACGGATGACTTCAAAATTATTGGAGAAGTTAAAGGAGGACATCCTAAAGGAGAATTTAGAAGTCGATTGCAAGCAGTGTTAGGCGAAATGAACTAGAAATAAAACTGCCCCGCAGTCGAGCTACCGCAGGGCATAGAGGTACAGTTAAACGCTTGTTGAATTTAGTATGGCGGAGTTTTTCGCAGGTGATATACCGTTATGTGACGATTAATTGATTGTCCAGTCACTAGTCACCTTTGACTATCTGCAAATCTGGAGTTTTTCCTGAAAAATATCTCTAGATTTCAAAGTAGATGCCGTTAAGGTGTATCAAAAACAGTAACCAGATAATGAACCGCTGAAATCCTTCATAGGATATGACTACACCTCATGCACTGACATGCAATTAGCAGCCTCGCTGGCTGCTTTTTTATCGCCTTGGTCAAGCAAGCTCATGACACAGCCCTTCTTCAAATGCCGATTCTGGGTAGGCTTTTTAGCTCACTTCTGCCATATTGCACATGATAATGGCTACATTGCAAAAATTTCAAAAAATGGTGTTACTTGCCCAACCAATCGCCAGCCCAACTAGCGAAATTGAAATCAAAATCCAAAATGCTTGGACTCCACTTAGTCCTAAACATTGAATATCAATTCTGGCCAGTACATCTACTGCCAGGATGGTGAGAATTTGGAGGAAGATATGCAGCCAATAGAGAATCACCGCTGCCATGGCTGCCAGCATAAATAGTGTCATAAACGCGACTGCATCTGACTTAAACCAGCGACTAATGAAAGCGCTGAAGTTTGTTAGAGGCGAAATAAATGCCATTGAGGATGCAAAAATCCAGCCAACTGCAAGTAATCCAGCAATTAAATTGCGCTCAACGATAGCATTACAGGCAGATTTCCTGGTGTTGAACGCTAAATCCTGGTAAGGCTGCTCAGTCATAGTGGTGCTTTGAGTGCCCGGAGACATGGTTGGTTGGGCTGGAACACCCAAGACTCGATAGCAGGCTGACCTAAGCCAGGCAGGTTTAGCTTGTAAACCTGATAAATACCAACCGAACCAGGTGTAGCAAATGAACAACAGG is a window of Leptolyngbyaceae cyanobacterium JSC-12 DNA encoding:
- a CDS encoding protein kinase family protein (IMG reference gene:2510096286~PFAM: Protein kinase domain), which produces MDSSLADLTNLCENNLRQTLLGKLCGTRRRFRDRYEILKILGRGGFGVTFLARDVALPGEPLCVIKQLCPKVNDPGALNRARQRFEQEAKTLAKLGNHAQIPLLLDYFELDGEFYLVQEFVRGCTLAKEVRRKGPFSEAQVKQFLWEFLPLLQYIHGKNVIHRDIKPTNLIRCKDDGRLVLIDFGAVKETISQLDESGCKQSTTQFVGTVGFAPPEQLASRPVYSSDLYALGVTCLYLLSGKSPLEFDYEFASGEVRWQDLVEVSAPFANVLNKMLRITPQERFKSATDVLTILQLEPYFQQLGECMNDIRVRPHATPEMELVNMDASGYTPPVMRRASEIREWRARLKARQARQSRSQLKLTYSGSGYFK
- a CDS encoding hypothetical protein (IMG reference gene:2510096287) gives rise to the protein MEQQPVQPHTIASHPVAPPAMPNRATNDTVMRWFNHLLKTRPMAFWGGVWVSVFLIAVVAFGSLMSPNAAERRSVSAIAIGSDSVVATQPIEQKGKIPFWLFGAIAVTCTAGSFLISRQLSPASSVSSRPAQAHTRQQLVRQARPSPVQQPQKQRTQHPLPKQRTKQLQRSPKPLKHQPKRLKPYSPQEALFRGVSSQPYAVSPLPVTAISQEANPSYSVPVSVSQSVGKSTPTQPGLERSPQQVPVTVVPTDQSHPLDWSEPRLAEAMDLRKRKSIKSWL
- a CDS encoding Flp pilus assembly protein TadD (IMG reference gene:2510096288~PFAM: Tetratricopeptide repeat); this encodes MTQEFHLSITPIRDNEYLVRTEQVAPGVPLAEEHLIWYVDDWLTEAGLLMGDPLIGLLRSGIGSDTGSIQNRTSAFSSLNQSKAAANLVAFGQRLYNALFQGTIRDSWMMAQGIAQHQHQRLRFRLGLKGTKLHRLPWEVLYAGDRPLATGTEVIFSRYHSSFAVLKSHQPFRKAVTGDSSQALKILMVLSAPSDQEVLALRQEAAHLQQELKATTQTSVSQFSAIELTILEQPGREELTQALEHNHYQVLHYAGHSDLSAAGGSLYLVNNRTGLTEVLSGEDLAGLLVNNGVRMAVFNSCRGVYTATADSGQTGEGNLAESLVRRGIPAVLAMAERIPDDVALNLSRLFYRNLKQAYPIDLSLSRTRQGLVSSYGSDQLYWALPILYLHPEFDGFLQPLVSHSAQSVEPPFAGVGYSGFYNTFETPVLGIEPGEAGFENGRSPVLTQADPSVVASSPAADVHTGSVLIDQEAVPDFDDLEFDDPDPPEEERVAQLVHELSHSPTLLEPEEPMLPASAAESLLPTSRGKPKQEEYFQALNAGQYGTSTASGNVRSGSSALLSSRPADALLDVDDTKVYSELENVLADMGTLTDEITAGSRAVQENPNSVEAYTNLGWALYQKGYLTEAIAAYNQAIRLDSGCAIAFNRLGLAFYQQGKVNEAIKAYSRAVQLDPTLTEASTNLRNALSDQGNPPVPISPSLPIQKPQPAAKLVTTLAKPRNVWLWGGVGAIALSAALASWFYWDKLAPLLPLPNFSNSTSAEPSNPLKHLPPSVLTTLATEELQKGNVAEAEKAITTLLDNKPNALEDTDRWLQAVPSQYAEEPAILFLKGRLAWQRWLAQRDTSAEPARELWDKAVKADPTPQRLNALGFAYYAQGKLDRAEQTWWTSLRLAGKNADPNQPSQANAPFKPETLTAYAGLALTAMKSAENQPPDQQAILRDAALKRRQMVLQNDAVNFRPDALAKNWMWSEKAIQDWETLLKL
- a CDS encoding hypothetical protein (IMG reference gene:2510096289), producing the protein MERAVIKFSSEDCGICHKMSFYDQKVVEELGLQFIDCKMQDTATYRKYRKILLTQYPDKAEMGWPTYIICDAPETDDFKIIGEVKGGHPKGEFRSRLQAVLGEMN
- a CDS encoding hypothetical protein (IMG reference gene:2510096290): MASVNLKRFTWISLTLLFICYTWFGWYLSGLQAKPAWLRSACYRVLGVPAQPTMSPGTQSTTMTEQPYQDLAFNTRKSACNAIVERNLIAGLLAVGWIFASSMAFISPLTNFSAFISRWFKSDAVAFMTLFMLAAMAAVILYWLHIFLQILTILAVDVLARIDIQCLGLSGVQAFWILISISLVGLAIGWASNTIF